In one window of Haloimpatiens sp. FM7315 DNA:
- a CDS encoding tetratricopeptide repeat protein, with protein MDLKAHYSEKLSKLFFLNIKKQKLRELFKVDIKEDIYIPVAAEDLADKIKNESSLNKIPMSFFLEGMFYVLGADSNFKYNEYYNTMLLNAKESDKYIKSRIAKEIKKSNYEEAYIMLKGLFYIEKSQDNLSKLLLLCDKLRSENSKLYREEELDLIEKSKKFDENFKEPYFYESLLYRDDKDFQKAFYCINTYISKGGEETKEITEFKDSLKVVNDYDKGKELVNTEPDNALNILMPLLDTIGDNAEIYYYIAVAYRNLKNHQKAIYYLNEALSIDDKAVEIINEMGLNYASIGEFEKAIAYFRSAFQFTGSVEICTNLIMCYLNTKDIKQAKIHLKLAKEINKEDEIVKDLEKLIGEMEA; from the coding sequence ATGGATTTGAAAGCTCATTATTCAGAGAAATTATCAAAATTATTCTTTTTAAATATAAAAAAACAAAAATTAAGAGAACTATTTAAGGTAGATATAAAAGAAGATATATATATACCAGTGGCTGCTGAAGACCTAGCAGATAAAATAAAAAATGAAAGTTCATTAAATAAAATACCTATGAGTTTTTTTCTTGAGGGTATGTTTTATGTTTTAGGTGCTGATTCAAATTTTAAGTATAATGAATATTATAATACAATGTTATTAAATGCAAAAGAATCAGATAAATACATAAAATCAAGGATCGCAAAGGAAATTAAGAAAAGCAATTATGAAGAAGCGTATATAATGCTAAAGGGACTTTTTTATATAGAAAAAAGCCAGGATAATCTTTCAAAACTACTTTTACTTTGTGATAAGTTAAGAAGTGAAAATAGTAAGTTATACAGGGAAGAGGAATTAGATTTAATAGAAAAAAGCAAAAAATTTGATGAGAATTTTAAAGAACCCTACTTTTATGAATCCCTTTTATATAGAGATGATAAGGATTTTCAAAAAGCTTTTTACTGTATAAACACATATATATCAAAAGGTGGAGAAGAAACAAAGGAGATTACTGAATTTAAAGATTCTCTAAAAGTGGTAAATGATTATGATAAGGGAAAGGAACTTGTAAACACAGAGCCAGACAATGCTTTGAACATATTGATGCCCTTATTAGATACAATAGGTGATAATGCAGAAATATATTATTATATAGCTGTGGCTTATAGAAATTTAAAAAATCACCAAAAGGCTATATATTACTTAAATGAAGCTCTTTCAATAGATGATAAAGCTGTGGAGATTATAAATGAAATGGGATTAAATTATGCCTCTATTGGAGAGTTTGAGAAAGCTATAGCCTACTTTAGATCAGCTTTTCAGTTTACAGGTTCAGTTGAAATATGTACTAATTTAATAATGTGTTATTTAAACACAAAGGATATTAAACAAGCTAAAATACATTTAAAGCTTGCAAAAGAAATAAACAAAGAAGATGAAATTGTTAAGGATTTAGAAAAATTAATAGGTGAGATGGAAGCTTAG
- a CDS encoding 50S ribosomal protein L25, with translation MCKKERKRGLIPGVLYGKNLRNYMFEIGELELNKAVFENGEFGVLDLNCEGQSLKALIKEVQREPVNHKIIHIDLQEVNNKQIVETEVPIVYQNEGLVYKNGGLAQKEKNSIKLQCNVEKLPKSIEIDLGNLKVGDVLRMTDVELSKELIPVEEMDTVIVTIISNQNINTEEEK, from the coding sequence ATATGCAAAAAAGAGAGAAAAAGAGGATTGATTCCAGGAGTACTTTATGGTAAAAATTTAAGAAATTATATGTTTGAGATAGGTGAATTAGAATTAAACAAAGCTGTCTTTGAAAATGGAGAATTTGGTGTTTTAGATTTAAACTGTGAAGGTCAAAGTCTAAAGGCTCTTATAAAAGAAGTTCAAAGAGAGCCTGTAAACCACAAAATTATACACATAGATCTACAGGAAGTAAATAATAAGCAAATTGTGGAAACTGAAGTGCCTATAGTATATCAAAATGAAGGCTTAGTATATAAAAATGGTGGATTGGCTCAAAAAGAAAAAAATAGCATAAAGTTACAGTGCAATGTTGAAAAACTGCCAAAATCCATAGAAATTGATCTTGGAAACCTAAAAGTAGGGGATGTTCTTAGAATGACTGATGTGGAGTTATCTAAGGAGTTAATTCCCGTAGAAGAAATGGATACGGTAATTGTGACTATTATATCAAATCAAAACATTAATACAGAAGAAGAAAAATAA
- a CDS encoding phospho-sugar mutase, with the protein MNYKEKYDFWLNSIIIDENTKKELMAINDEKDIEDRFYKDLEFGTGGLRGIIGAGSNRINNYTVGKATEGLARYLKKSYKSDISVSIAYDSRNKSEDFAKAATRVLCASGIKVNLFESLRPTPMLSFTTRYLKSKAGIVITASHNPKEYNGYKVYGEDGGQITDKVAKEIITEINNIKDFSEIEFMDLSEAKRKNLLNIISEDIDREYIKKVKSLTIRKDLVKDKAKELKVVYTPIHGSGNIPVRRVLSELGYENVIAVKEQENPDGNFPTVSYPNPENAEVFNIALKSYSNIEPDLIFGTDPDCDRIGVVVKDKKGEYKVLTGNQTGVLLSEYMISSLKEEGKLPSDGVIIKTIVTSDMVKPIAKKFGVEVLEVLTGFKYIGEKIKEFKEDNSKSYIFGFEESYGYLAGDFVRDKDAVIASMLICEMALYYKNKGMNLYEALMVLYKKYGFYKEDLISMTLKGKEGQQKIDTIMERLRHSMKANINGVAIRKKYDYKLKIEKDLIDINEKTIELPKSNVLKFLMEDNSWFVVRPSGTEPKIKMYLSVAGKSMENCEDKLEKLKDSVMSLIDC; encoded by the coding sequence ATGAATTATAAAGAAAAATATGATTTCTGGTTAAATTCTATAATTATCGATGAAAATACTAAAAAAGAGTTAATGGCAATTAATGATGAAAAGGATATAGAGGATAGATTTTATAAGGATTTAGAGTTTGGAACTGGTGGACTTCGTGGGATAATTGGTGCTGGAAGTAATAGAATAAATAATTATACAGTAGGAAAAGCTACAGAGGGTTTAGCAAGGTATCTAAAAAAGAGTTATAAAAGTGATATATCTGTTAGTATTGCCTATGATTCTAGAAATAAATCAGAGGATTTTGCAAAGGCAGCTACAAGGGTTTTATGTGCTAGTGGAATAAAAGTAAATTTATTTGAAAGCTTAAGACCCACTCCTATGTTATCCTTTACAACTAGATATTTAAAAAGTAAAGCGGGTATTGTAATAACCGCATCCCATAATCCAAAAGAGTACAATGGCTATAAAGTATATGGTGAAGATGGCGGTCAGATTACAGACAAAGTTGCAAAGGAAATAATTACAGAGATAAATAACATAAAGGATTTTAGTGAAATAGAGTTTATGGATTTAAGTGAAGCTAAAAGAAAAAATCTTCTTAATATAATTTCTGAGGACATAGATAGAGAATATATAAAAAAGGTGAAAAGCCTTACTATAAGAAAAGATCTAGTAAAAGATAAGGCAAAAGAGCTTAAGGTAGTATACACTCCTATACATGGTTCTGGAAATATACCTGTAAGGAGAGTTTTAAGTGAACTTGGTTATGAAAATGTAATAGCTGTAAAGGAGCAGGAAAATCCAGATGGAAATTTTCCAACAGTTTCTTATCCAAATCCTGAAAATGCTGAAGTATTCAATATTGCCCTTAAAAGCTATTCTAATATTGAACCAGATCTTATATTTGGAACTGATCCTGATTGTGATAGGATAGGTGTAGTTGTTAAAGATAAAAAAGGTGAATATAAAGTTCTTACTGGAAACCAAACAGGGGTGCTTCTTTCAGAGTATATGATATCTTCTCTTAAAGAAGAGGGAAAGCTACCTTCTGATGGTGTAATTATTAAAACTATAGTAACAAGCGATATGGTAAAACCTATAGCTAAAAAGTTTGGGGTAGAAGTTTTAGAAGTACTTACTGGTTTTAAATATATTGGTGAAAAGATAAAAGAGTTTAAAGAAGATAATAGTAAAAGTTACATATTTGGATTTGAAGAAAGCTATGGCTATTTAGCAGGGGATTTTGTACGAGATAAAGATGCTGTAATTGCGTCAATGCTAATATGTGAAATGGCTTTATATTACAAGAATAAGGGAATGAATCTTTATGAAGCCTTAATGGTTTTGTATAAAAAATATGGTTTTTATAAAGAAGATTTAATTTCTATGACTTTAAAGGGGAAAGAAGGGCAACAAAAGATAGATACCATAATGGAAAGATTAAGGCATTCCATGAAAGCAAATATAAATGGTGTAGCTATAAGAAAAAAATACGATTACAAACTTAAAATAGAAAAAGATTTAATAGATATAAATGAAAAAACTATTGAACTTCCAAAATCAAATGTTTTGAAATTCCTCATGGAAGACAATTCTTGGTTTGTAGTAAGACCTTCAGGAACTGAGCCTAAAATAAAGATGTATTTATCCGTAGCAGGAAAGAGTATGGAAAATTGTGAGGATAAATTAGAAAAACTTAAGGATAGTGTTATGAGTTTAATAGACTGTTAA